ttatattactaattacCTGGACAAGAAGAAGATAACATAGGCAATTGATTTTTTgcactatttttattttctctgtaACGTTGTATAAATTCTTTAGCAGATTCTAAGAGAGCAAAGTCATCAGCCACAGTCATATCTAAAACTATATCTGCTcctaattgataaaaatatcctgCAAGTTTATTTAGTGTTTGTTCTGAATGAAGATTATAATGTTCTGCTATGGATAATACTGCTTGCACCGAAAGACTAACTACAATAAATGTTGAGCTTATACCATCTTtactctataaaataatattatattagataatattataatattatataataatattatataatattatattagaaatacagatttttgatatttaattatactctatgttattttaataatcattaccTGATATTGAGAGGTTTTTTCTCTAAATACTCGCATTAATTCTTCTTGACTTTGCTGTGtaactaatatattttctgcAGATGTTATACAACCACTACAAGCTAAACAATCAGCAAGTGTAATTTCAactttctctaattttttaaattctccaatctaataaacatataaaaaataaactataaaataaattataatcttaaaaattttttaaatttgtaattttgattaaatttatttaaatatatataatttaatttaatttattttaatttacttcatTTAATGCTAAAGGTGTTCCatctttctcaatttttatttttgccccAGTTTTACTCTTTAATGCTTGAATTTCTATAGGTTTTATACATTCctacaaagaaaatttcataaaaattattgttaattattaagattaaaaattaaaatgataaaataccTGAGAAGGAATAATGAAATCAtccaaatttgtaatttgtaatgcTCCACTAAATCGCGATGTcattttatctgaaaaaagtatttactcttaatattattataaataattaaataatataatttctataattaaatagtacttcaattcaatatattctttaaaataaaatacaattgttttagataaattaaaattgcatataaatactcttatataataaataagtaaatttaaaaaatttctgatattaataatttatataattaatttatataatttattacttattatattatttacgttattatattatacaatgaatatacaatatgataaataCTAATTCTATttgtgttttaaatattaaatccttttagtttaataatcaatccatctaattttaaatataacctTGTTTTCAATGATcacagaaatttataaatttaaatcatttaatattaaaataagagtgatttcaattaaatgtATCGatctattgaatttttgaaaaaagcactaatttatttaaaatatatacataaaaaataaagttttatattttggtaaaatattattatagtaactttaaatgttatataaaaataataatataaaatataaaaataatgttacacaaaaataattatacacatatttgtatattatattaatatattataagctaaatttgagtaaaatttttaaaataaattctaaaaaaataattaaaaatagaaaataaatattaaatgtatataaaaatattataatttcatcaaaataattatatactattacaaataattacgtatctaatttttacatgaatttttattcaaaagtcttatttaaacattcataaatttaataaattaaaatttataaaatttaaaaaagaaaattctaaaaaaaatattttattttgcactAATTTAAGTACgtctgaatatatatttaaacctATCCTAAAAAAATcctaaatttatcaaatttaatatatggaCTCTATGTACTTAACCATGATTTTTCCACCATATAACAGACGCAAGTTATCTATATTGGTTTAAGGGGTAAATATGCGCCTGTAAGATGGCAATATCCTCAGTGtcttttaaagaagaataatatttgatacgatatttattttgaaatgactgaagtaaaaaaagatgatgtcattaaaatattacatacatatcCTCTTTGTAgagtaagtaaaatataatttatatatatatatatataatatattaaatatattggaaaaaaataagtttggttttaattaatatttaatcaatagaaaaagtcattatatgaaaaatgatatttatataatttaattttattaaatttacttcaaataatcattttcaatattataatttcttatcattatgatcattttaaagttttctttatatattgtcgtttaaatatgaatttaaacaatttgatttataaaaaaaaaatttaaaaggataatatataattaaattataataggacaacataatataattaaaattttatttatattatattatttgaataaaatttatcatatattaatagtaataataataaagtttttaaaattatatattatttattttatgatgatattatatatttaatacatatgttTTTAGAAATGTGATATGTCAGATGAAATGAAACAAGAAGCTATGGAATTATGCGTCACTGCGGCGGAAAAATATGCGGACAATTATGAAAGCGTTTCACGAATGATCAAGGAAacaatggataaaaaattcgGTGCGTCATGGCATACAGTTGTTGGTGAAGGCTACGGATTTGAAATAACTTATCAACTTAAAcatctattatatatgtattgtgcTGGAAATTTAGCAATATGCATATGGAAATCAGCATAGTGGtacttacaaaaattaaattattattataaattattataatttttttaaaaattaatttcataatttttattttttttaacgttgatgttaaatatatattattgatatacaaattgattttaaattgatttaaaatcgcAATTATTGATTGCGAAACGCatatttacgaataatataatttataaattattatatacatattacagattataatttaagaaagttgttttattacaatacataaaataaaaaactaataaaaaataatttataattgttatataaatagaaaaatataattattgcaattttaatttcaataattttaatatattataataaatatataattttaatatatttttaatatttatttctttttcttattttattaatacttaatactcacttattaattattaaaatttaattaatatttaatatttctcatattacttaaatattatatttaattaaattaaaaatataatataagttctAATTCTTAtactattcaaattaaaaaattaaaaagatatacaaaatataaaatattaaacattgtattaaaaatatcatattatcaatatattatattattaatatatgtttaatatattatgcaaattgcaaaatgcaatttgtttttttttatgtaataatatttatttgtataaaagtattttattccattgttatattatacatattatatatatatatattatgtatacttgatatataataaatactaaatatctattgaaaatatcatacaactttataatataataaattcataatataattattttttaaacatttatttttatatttaattataatattgtattatgctTTTTGTATgaggatattaattttcattgtaagaaatttattgtttatttataatcatttattttttacagcaTTTCTACTAcaggttttattttttctttttgatttgaaaaatatgaaatgctggtccaaaaaatatgatataatttttttgttacaattgtaaaatttacgtGATGAATTACAACTgagtatcatattttttatattaatttgtaagaatgtaatttacaataatttttttatagattgttATTCTATTTAGAATAgctactatattatatattataacaaacaattaatagtatatttttaaaaatatagttttattcattggaaaatgaaatgcacattaaataatatataatgtaataattttaaaatgaattaaaaataaatattatatatgtacataatatgAAAGTGATTTTAAGTtacataaacaaaatttattatattatttactgatagtagtaatagtattagatatattaaaagcaGCAATAGTAATTGTaacagataataataataataatagtagtaatagcagtagtagtagtagtagtagtagtagtagtagtagtagtagtagtagtagtagtagtagtagtagtagtagtagtagtagtggtagtagtagtggtagtagtagtagtagtggtagtggtggtagtagtagtagtggtagtggtagtagtggtggtggtagtggtggtggtggtagtggtggtagtggtggtagtggtggtggtagtggtagtggtagtagtagtagtagtagtagtagtagtggtagtaTTGGTAgtggtggtagtggtggtagtagtagtagtagtagtagtagtagtagtggtagtggtagtagtagtagtggtagtggtagtagtagtagtggtagtggtggtagtggtagtggtagtagtagtagtagtagtagtagtagtggtagtagtagtagtagtggtagtagtggtagtagtggtagtagtagtggtagtagtagtggtagtagtagtagtggtagtggtagtagtggtggtagtggtagtggtagtagtagtagtggtagtagtagtggtagtggtagtggtagtggtagtggtagtggtagtggtagtagtagtagtagtagtagtagtagtagtagtagtggtagtagtagtagtggtagtagtggtagtggtagtggtagtagtagtagtggtagtggtagtggtagtagtagtagtagtagtagtagtggtagtggtagtagtagtagtagatggtagtagtagtagtagtagtagtggtagtagtagtagtggtagtagtagtggtagtggtagtggtagtagtagtagtagtagtagtagtagtggtggtagtggtagtggtggtagtggtagtagtagtggtagtagtagtggtggtagtagtagtagtagtggtagtagtagtggtagtagtagtagtagtggtagtagtggtagtagtagtagtagtggtagtagtggtagtagtagtagtagtagtggtagtggtagtggtggtagtagtggtagtagtggtagtagtagtagtggtagtggtagtggtggtagtggtggtggtggtggtagtagtagtggtagtggtggtagtggtagtagtagtagtagtagtagtagtagtagtagtggtagtagtagtagtagtagtagtagtggtagtagtggtagtggtagtagtggtagtagtagtggtagtagtagtagtagtagtagtagtagtagtggtagtggtagtagtagtagtagtagtagtagtagtagtggtagtagtagtagtagtagtagtagtagtagtagtagtagtagtagtagtagtagtagtagtagtagtagtagtagtagtagtggtggtagtggtagtagtagtagtagtagtagtagtggtagtagtagtagtagtagtagtagtagtagtggtggtagtggtagtggtagtggtagtggtggtagtggtagtagtagtagtagtagtggtagtggtggtagtagtggtagtggtagtggtagtagtggtagtggtagtggtagtggtagtggtagtggtagtggtagtagtagtagtagcagtagtaatagtagtagtagtagtagtagtagtaataatagtagtagtagtagtagtagtagtagtagtagtagtagtagtagtagtagtagtagtagtagtagtagtagtagtagtagtagtagtagtggtggtagtagtagtagtagtagtagtagtagtagtagtagtagtagtagtagtagtaatagtagtagtagtagtagtagtaataataacaatctctatatttttttaactatttactaccactattaataatacatatgctttccattttccatttctgcaaaataaattctctAGTATTTACAATTCTTGCAGAGATTTCTATACGTGCTGCTAGATCATATGTTCCAGGAGTTGAAAATACAGCTTGTAATTTTACAGTATTGTTCATCATTGGTTCTACATGAGAACAAATTGCTGAATGGCAAGCATATCTATAATATGTCGAAGCTTGTGGAGAATATAattgtgattttatatttggaaGATGACtttcactaaaaaaatataagataaattataatatatatataaatttttttaaattattcttaataaatactttaccTGCTAGTACCTGttgtattgattttaatatcaatttttgattctaAATGATTctgtatatacattattactgGAAGGAAACATaatcgattttgatgaaaattatgCTTGATTTCTCTATcatgatttaaagaaaaagaaattatatttttcaaaaattctgattCTGATGTttgttctttattaattacagccaaagaatcaaatatatttctatcagGTCCAAAAATCTTCAAACGACCAGCATCTTCATTTGATTCAACTTGAACTTCTTTTGGATGTTtgtaagttttatttaaatattgtatatcaaGATGATGTTGACCAATTACTTGTTTTgtaataattccatttttaattatctttgcccgccatttaagaattaaagtaGAATTTAATGTCATAGTAGCAAATAAAGACTTTTGTTCTATACTTTGTGATAATCGTTGACATTGTTGTATTTcagttatattttcattgatatcTAATGATGGAATATCCTTTCTTTGTATAAAATCTATGTATGGATAACTTATATCTGAttcaatataatcattttcttgAGTTAAAGATATATCAGAAAACTTAgattcattttgatttttttttcttaattttagcATCAAATGAAATACTTCTTGAgtctgtattttaatatttgttgataAAATGGATAAATCAAATACAGACCAAGTATCACTTTGAAACAATACTTtgtataacaaaatttcattcgtaattaaatcatgaatttgatttgcatttttaatgcatattattaagtttaatgtaggcgaaatatctttaaataaagtaCTTCTTGAAGCAATTGAGCTAATTTGTATAGAATCCAAAACTGTAAAATGCCAAGTATGTCTGCAAAGTCGATATTTCATCATGCTTtttgaatcaatattttcatagtaAAAGAgtaaatctaaataatgaaTTCCTTTTTCATGAGGTGCTCGAATCCAAAATGGTATTGTATGTGTTTctccaatatttaatatattattattagaagataatggaatttttaatacaagtctgttatttttttttatcgtatgtTCTGAAATCATAAGTAAAATACTAATATtggtattcaattattttaattattgaatgaaatatataaattatatttactttcttgtatatttatgtactcatctcctaatgaaaaaagtttaGCATCTGTAGAtgccaaaaaaatatttgttaatgaaGAATTGCccacatttttcaatataatatctattttttgaatttcaccACATAACATTTCTGAAGATAATTTACtaaagaaaatctaaaaataaatttttatcaactatattgtatcaatataatgtataattttaaatactttatatataattgtatttgaatatttaatacctGCATAAAGGGagctttttcaataatattcatttctaatctataatctacaccatatatatttgtaccaggtttttctttaatattttttaatctaggtcctttaatttcaaataatctttttccAGTAATAGCTATTGTTGGATTAACAATTGGTGGATCTATTATATGAGTTGGATTAGATAAATCATAGCTTAAACCTAATACTTTTAATTCGCCTATTTTTTTTGGTATAAGACATAGTATAATGCTTTGCTTGGTAATaggttgtaaaataattttttcgattgcTTGTGTTTCcactaattgtaatttttctgatgatttcatttcattcgtaATTTGTCCATTGGAGGATGTAAATGACCATAACAAAGTTAAATTGGACAATGGTAGCGGTATGTGTAAtggattatataattcaataaaaaaatgcacTGGTTCATTTAAAACTGCATTTGGTTTTACGCTATTATTACttgttttagaatataatgcaACTGTGGGTTTGAATATCATAGGAGGAAATCCCTGAGCTTCTGTTATTAacatttcttccatttttgaCCATCTTACATCATCACAGTCTTCAGTATTAAATGAAACATGACTTgctggaatattattttcatatgattTAGCTATAGGACCAAAAAGTACTTTAATATCATTACTATCTATTAATGGCAAAGGCAAGATAGGAAGCTCATGACGATTTGATAAACCTTCCTGCAACAGTaactataatatgtaattaatatgacaatcaatatatatatattatgaaattaataatatgtataatataaataaataatataaataatataaataatataataatataaataaataataatatatataaacttatacatACATTATGGATATGTAAAAATTCACGTAAAAATGCAGCTTGTTGTATACCTGGTTGTTTACTATAAGCATTgagtaatttttgaaatgctTTTACTGCTTCACTAACTTGTTTCAATGATGCAGCTTGTCTACCAATTGTAAAATGTATATGATCTTCAGCTAATGACCAACCtctttcattatatatctaagaaaaaatatataaatgtaaaataaacaatttatttaacataataaaagaatattggaAATCAACTAAATATACTTGGTATGCTTGTTGATAACATCGTAAAGAATGTTTTCTTTGACCTGCTTTTGAAAATCGATGACCAGCAAGAACAGCATGAAATGCATACTTGCGCACCATTTTTGGTCCAATAAAACAATAAGCAGCTTGTTCTAATAAGAGTGCAGAACGCAAATCTGAATCTTCACTAGTCATACGAATTAATTGTTTAGCAGCCTCTCCATATAAATTTCTACCTTTTAAACATTCTGCACTGAGTAACGTTGCTCTTGTTGCAAATTGAGGCATTTTGCAACTAGTTGAATAAGTTAATATTGCATCATCCATATATTCAATAGTCTTTCTATTAGTTTCACCTTGCATGAATGCACTTAAAGCAGCCATTTCAAGAGCACCTGCATAATAAAGCCAAGCTTGATCTGCTGCAAAATCTCTTTTTGCACTATGATATGTTTGGTAAGCAAGTGAATAGTGACCAAACATAAAACATAAGTCACCTAAGCGACGCAATTGTAGTTCTGGAGATTCTGTTGTATAACTGAAATCCAAACAAGCCagaactttatatatttatataatactacatattttatttttatttaatacttattttttattatataatataaaatagtatacataatataatataaaatagtataaaaatagtataatataatataataataaacatacattACAGCATTTGAAGGAGTAGGTCCTGGTATTCCGGGTTTATTTGTTCCAAACCATCGTCTTGTAGCACTAAAAAGTGATCTACTAACaccttttttatttgaaattacatcATTTAACAAACTAATTTGTTTTTCCACATAAggtaataaactttttaagcAAAATTCTGTTATTAATGTTCGTAATCTTTCAAGATCTTGTGTGGATAATCTAACACCATGTTGTATTGCTAAATAATTAGGAGAATCTGCCcaaacatttacatttattggGGCatcattaatttgttttccATATAGAACAGAACTTCGTGATTTATCAGCTGTTGGACTTAAAGGATGAATTGTAACAGGAATAGCTTCTTGTCCAATTTctaaatgtatatttcttgATTCAGATATTTCAGAAGTAAAgctaataatatcatttaaatttggaGAAATTAATACAGAATTTTGTGAAGCAATTGGTGTTCCAGCCTGGCTTGTcctaaaatatcatattcataattatttcataaattttttaaaaatataatagaaacatACTTATCAGTATCCATTGTAACTTCATTTGGCATAGAAGAAACACCACTAGTATCTGCAGGTGTACGAGGAGAACTATTTTGTTCACTACCTCCTGATATTTCTGAATGTTTCACTAAAAATTGACTCCAAGGATCTGGTAAATGAGTATTATCATCAATTTGCCCTGGTGGTCGTGAATTCATTTGCaataagaaacaattattagcaccataaatatttttcatttccgcaaaaattttttcagctctataaaaattatatagaaataattcattcttatgaacaatattttataaaaaaaaattataaaaatgaaaataaatacttgttTTTATCATCTTGTAaagtatcatatattaaaatataatatcttaatgtattattattaaaccatTTTGGCAATTTTCCAGGTATATTTTGATGTAATTGTGTAcccatattttgtattttttctaaagGATTGTCTTCTGTTGTGGAAACTACTATCATACAAGCAAgaaaatgttttgtaaattCATGGTCTGATGGAAATTGgacatttaaaaacatttctcGCCATGCTTCAAACCATGGAACTGATATTGGTACATCAAGCTCTGTTGTTCcaatttgaataatagttGTATGCTCGCACATAGCTGAACTAACTGCttcatttaacatttttctagCAATACTTGGTTCTGGAGGTTGTGCATTAACATCTTGTATAAAAAGTCGAaggtttctaatatttataatatttccttgCGGATCTTTAAAATGACCTATAAAACAAaaggaatttataaatatttcaaaataatatgcataatattcataatatgcatataatataaagtaaatctaaaaataataaaaaatttatttaataattttttcaaaatttatttttacattatataaaaataattgtatataaatacaatttataatattttaacaaaaatttgtatttaaaataaaaaagcaatcctttatctttatcattatataaaacttttaatttaatttattataattgatgatacataatttttatctattttaatattttgaatgaacTACTTACCTTcagtatttaatttacaaaacgGTTGTAAAAGTTCaacgaatgataaattatttttctgacATACAGTATCAGCTGCTATCGAACATATTGCAGCAATTTGCGGTGAAAAAgcattacatataaattcacGAGGGGTTAACTTACATTGAGCCATGATAATTGCtagaaaatctataaataattaaaattatgtttagcTAATTATACGATAACAATCATTTTGAGCGTTAAATTGTTATCATTCatcatcttattaaaaattgacacAATCAAACTTTCTATATATCTCAAAGTAATAGTAAACATTTTAAACAGCTGTTCTATGAATATTTACCCGTGAAAggtaaaaatatgaagatgACATATATCTATCTTAATATTAGCCTTCAGACggaaatactatatataattttttcaaatttaatactaTAGATGGCAGATCtttggataaattatattcaaaagaataaaaatatttattcatttcattgaatatttttaatatatatgatagttatttaaatttattaaaaaaatatatattttatatattgaatttcttattttatgtaattaaatttattttgtaaatagataaaggttaatatttaaaatttattaaattatatatataatttataatattaatatattatttattaacttacatatataacaatcatattatatgtatattatattaattatcctaataaataattaaatatattatataatatattgtaattataatttatattataatttatattatttaatataaattaaataaaaattgtaattacg
This DNA window, taken from Apis cerana isolate GH-2021 linkage group LG5, AcerK_1.0, whole genome shotgun sequence, encodes the following:
- the LOC108001360 gene encoding trafficking protein particle complex subunit 8 isoform X1, with the protein product MAQCKLTPREFICNAFSPQIAAICSIAADTVCQKNNLSFVELLQPFCKLNTEGHFKDPQGNIINIRNLRLFIQDVNAQPPEPSIARKMLNEAVSSAMCEHTTIIQIGTTELDVPISVPWFEAWREMFLNVQFPSDHEFTKHFLACMIVVSTTEDNPLEKIQNMGTQLHQNIPGKLPKWFNNNTLRYYILIYDTLQDDKNKAEKIFAEMKNIYGANNCFLLQMNSRPPGQIDDNTHLPDPWSQFLVKHSEISGGSEQNSSPRTPADTSGVSSMPNEVTMDTDKTSQAGTPIASQNSVLISPNLNDIISFTSEISESRNIHLEIGQEAIPVTIHPLSPTADKSRSSVLYGKQINDAPINVNVWADSPNYLAIQHGVRLSTQDLERLRTLITEFCLKSLLPYVEKQISLLNDVISNKKGVSRSLFSATRRWFGTNKPGIPGPTPSNAVIYTTESPELQLRRLGDLCFMFGHYSLAYQTYHSAKRDFAADQAWLYYAGALEMAALSAFMQGETNRKTIEYMDDAILTYSTSCKMPQFATRATLLSAECLKGRNLYGEAAKQLIRMTSEDSDLRSALLLEQAAYCFIGPKMVRKYAFHAVLAGHRFSKAGQRKHSLRCYQQAYQIYNERGWSLAEDHIHFTIGRQAASLKQVSEAVKAFQKLLNAYSKQPGIQQAAFLREFLHIHNLLLQEGLSNRHELPILPLPLIDSNDIKVLFGPIAKSYENNIPASHVSFNTEDCDDVRWSKMEEMLITEAQGFPPMIFKPTVALYSKTSNNSVKPNAVLNEPVHFFIELYNPLHIPLPLSNLTLLWSFTSSNGQITNEMKSSEKLQLVETQAIEKIILQPITKQSIILCLIPKKIGELKVLGLSYDLSNPTHIIDPPIVNPTIAITGKRLFEIKGPRLKNIKEKPGTNIYGVDYRLEMNIIEKAPFMQIFFSKLSSEMLCGEIQKIDIILKNVGNSSLTNIFLASTDAKLFSLGDEYINIQEKHTIKKNNRLVLKIPLSSNNNILNIGETHTIPFWIRAPHEKGIHYLDLLFYYENIDSKSMMKYRLCRHTWHFTVLDSIQISSIASRSTLFKDISPTLNLIICIKNANQIHDLITNEILLYKVLFQSDTWSVFDLSILSTNIKIQTQEVFHLMLKLRKKNQNESKFSDISLTQENDYIESDISYPYIDFIQRKDIPSLDINENITEIQQCQRLSQSIEQKSLFATMTLNSTLILKWRAKIIKNGIITKQVIGQHHLDIQYLNKTYKHPKEVQVESNEDAGRLKIFGPDRNIFDSLAVINKEQTSESEFLKNIISFSLNHDREIKHNFHQNRLCFLPVIMYIQNHLESKIDIKINTTGTSSESHLPNIKSQLYSPQASTYYRYACHSAICSHVEPMMNNTVKLQAVFSTPGTYDLAARIEISARIVNTREFILQKWKMESICIINSGSK
- the LOC108001360 gene encoding trafficking protein particle complex subunit 8 isoform X4 → MAQCKLTPREFICNAFSPQIAAICSIAADTVCQKNNLSFVELLQPFCKLNTEGHFKDPQGNIINIRNLRLFIQDVNAQPPEPSIARKMLNEAVSSAMCEHTTIIQIGTTELDVPISVPWFEAWREMFLNVQFPSDHEFTKHFLACMIVVSTTEDNPLEKIQNMGTQLHQNIPGKLPKWFNNNTLRYYILIYDTLQDDKNKAEKIFAEMKNIYGANNCFLLQMNSRPPGQIDDNTHLPDPWSQFLVKHSEISGGSEQNSSPRTPADTSGVSSMPNEVTMDTDKTSQAGTPIASQNSVLISPNLNDIISFTSEISESRNIHLEIGQEAIPVTIHPLSPTADKSRSSVLYGKQINDAPINVNVWADSPNYLAIQHGVRLSTQDLERLRTLITEFCLKSLLPYVEKQISLLNDVISNKKGVSRSLFSATRRWFGTNKPGIPGPTPSNAVIYTTESPELQLRRLGDLCFMFGHYSLAYQTYHSAKRDFAADQAWLYYAGALEMAALSAFMQGETNRKTIEYMDDAILTYSTSCKMPQFATRATLLSAECLKGRNLYGEAAKQLIRMTSEDSDLRSALLLEQAAYCFIGPKMVRKYAFHAVLAGHRFSKAGQRKHSLRCYQQAYQIYNERGWSLAEDHIHFTIGRQAASLKQVSEAVKAFQKLLNAYSKQPGIQQAAFLREFLHIHNLLLQEGLSNRHELPILPLPLIDSNDIKVLFGPIAKSYENNIPASHVSFNTEDCDDVRWSKMEEMLITEAQGFPPMIFKPTVALYSKTSNNSVKPNAVLNEPVHFFIELYNPLHIPLPLSNLTLLWSFTSSNGQITNEMKSSEKLQLVETQAIEKIILQPITKQSIILCLIPKKIGELKVLGLSYDLSNPTHIIDPPIVNPTIAITGKRLFEIKGPRLKNIKEKPGTNIYGVDYRLEMNIIEKAPFMQIFFSKLSSEMLCGEIQKIDIILKNVGNSSLTNIFLASTDAKLFSLGDEYINIQEKHTIKKNNRLVLKIPLSSNNNILNIGETHTIPFWIRAPHEKGIHYLDLLFYYENIDSKSMMKYRLCRHTWHFTVLDSIQISSIASRSTLFKDISPTLNLIICIKNANQIHDLITNEILLYKVLFQSDTWSVFDLSILSTNIKIQTQEVFHLMLKLRKKNQNESKFSDISLTQENDYIESDISYPYIDFIQRKDIPSLDINENITEIQQCQRLSQSIEQKSLFATMTLNSTLILKWRAKIIKNGIITKQVIGQHHLDIQYLNKTYKHPKEVQVESNEDAGRLKIFGPDRNIFDSLAVINKEQTSESEFLKNIISFSLNHDREIKHNFHQNRLCFLPVIMYIQNHLESKIDIKINTTVKVIFQI